The Actinomycetota bacterium genome contains the following window.
AGTCCTGGCGCTCGTTCCTGGTACGGGTCGACGTCCCCGGGATCAACACAGGCGATCTTGAGGTCGCCTTCGCCGGGGGGCTGCTGGTGGTCAGCGGTGCCCGCTACCTCACCGCCGGCCCGGACGGGGAGCGGTTCCACCGGCTGGAGCGCCACGCCGGCTCGTTCCGCCGGGCGGTCGCACTGCCCACGGCGGCCACCGCAGAGATGGTCCATGCCAGCGTCGAGGACGGCGTCCTCACCGTCGTCGTGCCCAAGCTCGCCCCGACAGCACCCAGCGGGGTGGCGGTGCAGCCCACGCCCCTCGAGATGGCCCGCCGACAGCAGCCAGACTAGCCATGCCGGGATGTCCGTGATAGCTGCGACGCCTCAACTGGGCGGCCCATGAAGGCGGATCGGCAGGGAGTATCCGGGTCACGGTGGGGGAGTGACCAGTCGCACACAGTGTGATGGTGCTGCAGGGCGCT
Protein-coding sequences here:
- a CDS encoding Hsp20/alpha crystallin family protein; protein product: SWRSFLVRVDVPGINTGDLEVAFAGGLLVVSGARYLTAGPDGERFHRLERHAGSFRRAVALPTAATAEMVHASVEDGVLTVVVPKLAPTAPSGVAVQPTPLEMARRQQPD